The uncultured Cohaesibacter sp. genome window below encodes:
- a CDS encoding FAD-binding protein, with amino-acid sequence MPDRTSATASPLTPQVLQALTRIPMPRGYKTGKADRVEDIDGYRMAIFRCQSLVLGSGAAGLRTACELKRRDRDVMVATGGMYMGTSACSGSDKQTIHTASTSRNGDNFEQLAKDLAAGGCMDEDIAYVEAVGSINAMAGLQYMGLDLPEDQFGAILRYQTDHDDYGRATSCGPRTSRLMVKVLLEEAIRLDIPFLTSSTGLRILTAGTAGNRHITGLVVANKDFEHNPFGLAVIECDELVIASGAPGEMYRDSVYPKKCFGSLGMALEAGIALSNLTESQFGIGSPRETFPWNLSGTYVQVMPHVFSRDADGREHNFLSDYYRTTREMVSNVFRKGYQWPFHAGRMMDFGSSLVDIAVHLEIKKGREVFLDFLRNPLPVEGGAPFSLDDLDDDVRAYLENNDALADLPIDRLTRMNPLANELYRMNGIDLRHEQLRMAINNQHMNGGIDIDRWGATNLDGVYAVGEAASSHGVTRPGGSALNAGQVFGLRIAKHVAYRGRSHAGSIDLSAVSALFRELEQAKAGSLSIAAVKLTIQARMSDSAGFVVDGVDVKAAYGEALGLIEAIQRSGLQLRSDRRVADYFIWKQLALTSAAVLAALDHYIANGGGSRGARVIRDPSSPLVPQISSGALSDFAYREEQECDKNRKIIVTYDGTALSCRERPIRVRDSSPVYFEKGWGAFLREEIFETGDSDRQIGPTL; translated from the coding sequence ATGCCTGATCGGACATCCGCAACTGCCTCCCCCCTTACCCCACAGGTCCTTCAGGCACTGACCCGCATACCGATGCCGCGCGGCTACAAAACCGGAAAGGCAGACCGCGTCGAAGATATTGATGGCTATAGAATGGCGATCTTCCGCTGTCAGTCGCTGGTACTGGGATCCGGAGCCGCTGGCCTGCGCACCGCCTGCGAGCTGAAGCGCCGCGACCGCGATGTCATGGTGGCGACCGGTGGCATGTATATGGGCACATCGGCCTGCTCGGGCTCCGACAAGCAGACCATCCACACCGCCTCCACGAGCCGCAATGGCGACAATTTCGAACAGCTCGCAAAGGATCTGGCCGCAGGAGGCTGCATGGACGAAGACATTGCCTATGTGGAGGCAGTCGGGTCCATCAATGCCATGGCCGGGCTGCAATATATGGGGCTGGATCTGCCCGAGGATCAGTTCGGTGCAATCCTGCGCTACCAGACAGACCATGACGACTATGGCCGCGCAACAAGCTGCGGGCCGCGAACATCCCGCCTGATGGTCAAGGTGCTTCTGGAAGAAGCCATTCGCCTCGACATCCCGTTCCTGACCAGCTCAACAGGGCTCAGAATTCTCACTGCAGGAACAGCCGGGAACAGGCACATCACCGGCCTTGTGGTCGCCAACAAAGACTTTGAGCACAACCCCTTCGGACTTGCAGTGATCGAATGTGACGAGCTGGTGATTGCATCCGGCGCACCGGGCGAGATGTATCGCGACAGCGTTTATCCCAAGAAGTGCTTCGGCTCTCTGGGCATGGCCCTTGAAGCCGGGATTGCGCTTTCCAACCTCACCGAGAGCCAGTTCGGCATCGGCTCCCCGAGGGAAACCTTTCCGTGGAACCTGTCTGGCACCTATGTTCAGGTCATGCCCCATGTCTTTTCCCGCGATGCAGACGGACGCGAGCATAACTTCCTTTCCGATTACTATCGCACCACGCGGGAAATGGTCTCCAACGTCTTTCGCAAAGGCTATCAATGGCCGTTTCATGCAGGCCGGATGATGGACTTCGGCTCATCGCTGGTGGACATTGCCGTCCATCTGGAAATCAAGAAAGGCCGTGAGGTCTTTCTCGATTTCCTGCGCAACCCGTTGCCGGTGGAAGGGGGGGCACCATTCAGCCTTGATGATCTGGATGACGATGTCCGGGCCTATCTGGAGAATAACGACGCGTTGGCAGACTTGCCCATAGATCGACTGACGAGAATGAACCCTCTGGCGAACGAGCTTTACCGCATGAACGGCATCGATCTGAGACACGAGCAACTCAGGATGGCCATCAACAACCAGCATATGAACGGCGGGATCGACATCGACCGTTGGGGCGCAACCAATCTTGATGGCGTCTACGCGGTTGGAGAGGCAGCAAGCAGCCACGGGGTCACCCGACCAGGTGGGTCGGCTCTGAACGCGGGTCAGGTGTTTGGCCTGCGGATCGCCAAACATGTGGCATACAGGGGCAGGTCTCATGCAGGCAGCATTGATCTTTCAGCTGTCTCTGCCTTGTTCAGGGAACTGGAACAGGCAAAGGCTGGCTCCTTGTCCATCGCGGCTGTGAAACTGACCATTCAGGCCCGGATGAGCGACAGCGCCGGCTTTGTGGTTGATGGCGTTGATGTGAAGGCAGCCTATGGCGAAGCGCTGGGCCTCATTGAAGCCATCCAGAGATCCGGCCTCCAGCTCAGAAGCGATAGAAGGGTGGCGGACTATTTCATCTGGAAGCAATTGGCCCTCACCTCGGCGGCGGTTCTTGCTGCCCTTGATCACTATATCGCCAATGGTGGCGGCAGCCGCGGCGCAAGGGTCATCCGGGATCCGTCATCTCCCCTTGTCCCACAGATCAGCTCAGGAGCCCTCTCGGACTTCGCCTACCGCGAAGAACAGGAATGCGACAAGAACAGAAAGATCATTGTGACCTACGATGGAACGGCGCTTTCCTGCCGTGAACGCCCGATCCGCGTGCGCGACTCCAGCCCCGTCTATTTCGAGAAGGGATGGGGCGCCTTCCTCAGGGAAGAAATATTCGAAACCGGGGACAGCGACAGACAAATCGGCCCCACCCTCTGA
- a CDS encoding LacI family DNA-binding transcriptional regulator gives MAKNRQKVTVSDIAKRAGVSTATVSNTMNGTGRVSETTRVKVKQAMEELGFVRDYTAAKLRTGRSRLVGVLVQDIANPFYGEFSASFEAALSNEGYLPIIANIGEDKERQSTLLAEVIAHGVAGIIVSPSANTEVDDLERTFAHEIPVVTFVREIANADFDFVGIDDYRCGELAAKQFLKDAHSQFAVIGGLESSSTGRLRVKGFVDTLRKADIPDHSIVVKQGPQSRNFGREAAVDLAETDAPFTAVFCHNDIVAMGATAGFLSRGRVIGEDLSLIGCDNLPEAGIWNPPLTSVETYSRSVGKIAAELIISRINGDTGKHRTVRLEPKLIERKSTFSVAG, from the coding sequence ATGGCAAAGAATCGCCAGAAGGTGACAGTCTCGGATATTGCAAAGCGGGCGGGTGTTTCCACCGCTACTGTTTCCAATACCATGAATGGTACCGGGCGGGTGTCTGAAACGACCCGTGTCAAGGTGAAACAGGCAATGGAAGAGCTGGGGTTTGTGCGCGATTACACCGCAGCCAAGCTGCGCACGGGCCGGTCTCGTCTGGTGGGCGTTCTCGTTCAGGACATAGCCAACCCGTTCTATGGCGAATTCTCGGCAAGCTTCGAGGCGGCCCTGTCCAATGAGGGATATTTGCCGATCATTGCCAATATCGGTGAAGACAAGGAGCGCCAGTCCACTCTGCTCGCCGAAGTCATTGCACACGGGGTGGCCGGTATCATCGTCTCGCCAAGCGCCAACACGGAAGTGGATGATCTGGAGCGGACGTTCGCGCATGAAATACCGGTTGTCACCTTTGTCCGTGAAATCGCGAATGCGGATTTTGATTTTGTAGGCATCGATGACTATCGCTGTGGCGAACTGGCAGCAAAACAGTTTCTCAAGGATGCCCATTCGCAGTTCGCCGTGATCGGTGGGCTGGAAAGCTCCTCTACGGGCCGATTGCGCGTCAAGGGGTTCGTGGATACGCTGCGCAAGGCGGATATTCCTGATCACTCCATTGTCGTCAAGCAGGGGCCGCAAAGTCGCAATTTCGGTCGGGAAGCGGCTGTTGATCTGGCCGAAACAGACGCGCCCTTTACAGCCGTTTTCTGCCACAATGACATCGTTGCCATGGGGGCCACCGCAGGCTTTCTTTCAAGGGGGCGAGTGATTGGTGAGGACCTCTCGCTGATCGGGTGTGACAATCTGCCGGAGGCTGGCATCTGGAACCCTCCGCTGACGAGCGTCGAGACCTACTCCCGTTCCGTCGGCAAAATTGCGGCAGAGCTCATCATTTCGCGGATCAACGGGGACACGGGCAAGCACCGTACCGTTCGTCTTGAACCAAAGCTGATCGAACGGAAATCCACGTTTTCTGTTGCTGGCTAG
- a CDS encoding TRAP transporter large permease, translating to MDISVGAWLLCLFSLMIALSVPIAVAIALSSLLVMFMVLPVQVASVTAGQKLVTGVDSFSLLAIPFFVLAGNIMNSGGIAARLVNFAKLMVGRMPGSIAHVNILSNMLFGAVSGSAVAAAAAVGKTVAPEFEKDGYDKSFATAVNVASCPSGLLIPPSNSLIVFSVVSGGTSVAALFVAGYIPGILMGLSCMVVAYVIARKRGYGNQADSCPSVQVALQVVWQAIPSLGLIVVVIGGIIGGVFTATEGACIAVLYSFGLSLCYRSLSMSDMWTICKETAEITGIMLFLVGASSIMSWAMAFTGLPGMISDWMLSVSDNPIIIFIMMNIILLIIGMFMDLTPALLIFTPIFMPIAVQLGMHPIHFAMMIVFNLCIGIATPPVGTALFVGCSVSGAKIESVIRAILPFCAVLIVTLMFITYVPWLSLFLPRMFGLIN from the coding sequence ATGGATATCTCTGTCGGAGCCTGGCTCCTTTGTCTGTTTTCCTTGATGATCGCGCTCAGCGTCCCCATTGCCGTGGCCATTGCCCTGTCTTCGCTGCTAGTGATGTTCATGGTGCTGCCAGTGCAGGTGGCGAGTGTCACTGCAGGGCAGAAGCTCGTGACTGGCGTGGACAGCTTCAGTCTGCTTGCGATCCCGTTTTTCGTATTGGCCGGTAACATCATGAATTCCGGCGGTATTGCCGCAAGACTGGTCAATTTCGCCAAGCTCATGGTTGGGCGCATGCCGGGCTCCATCGCCCATGTCAACATTCTGTCGAACATGCTGTTTGGGGCTGTTTCAGGCTCGGCGGTGGCAGCGGCGGCGGCCGTCGGCAAGACCGTTGCCCCGGAGTTCGAGAAGGACGGTTATGACAAGTCCTTTGCGACGGCGGTGAATGTCGCCTCGTGCCCCTCAGGTCTGCTGATCCCGCCGAGCAACTCGCTTATCGTGTTCTCGGTCGTCAGCGGTGGCACCTCGGTGGCTGCCCTGTTCGTTGCGGGTTACATTCCAGGCATTCTGATGGGCCTCAGTTGCATGGTCGTTGCCTATGTCATCGCTCGAAAGCGTGGCTATGGCAATCAGGCCGACAGCTGCCCGAGCGTGCAGGTCGCCCTGCAGGTGGTCTGGCAGGCCATTCCGAGCCTTGGCCTCATTGTCGTGGTGATCGGCGGAATCATCGGTGGTGTCTTCACGGCAACGGAAGGGGCGTGTATCGCGGTCCTCTATTCCTTCGGCCTCTCTCTTTGCTATCGGTCGCTTTCTATGTCAGACATGTGGACCATCTGCAAGGAGACGGCGGAAATCACCGGGATCATGCTGTTCCTTGTTGGAGCGTCCTCGATCATGTCATGGGCCATGGCCTTCACCGGACTGCCGGGCATGATCAGCGACTGGATGCTGTCGGTCTCCGACAATCCGATCATCATTTTCATCATGATGAACATCATACTGCTGATTATCGGGATGTTCATGGACCTGACGCCTGCGCTGCTGATCTTCACGCCGATTTTCATGCCGATTGCGGTCCAGCTCGGTATGCATCCGATCCACTTTGCCATGATGATCGTTTTCAACCTGTGCATCGGGATCGCAACGCCACCGGTCGGCACGGCCCTGTTCGTTGGCTGCAGTGTCAGTGGTGCGAAAATAGAAAGCGTGATCCGCGCGATCCTGCCTTTTTGTGCTGTGCTGATCGTCACGCTGATGTTCATCACCTATGTCCCATGGCTGAGCCTTTTCCTGCCCAGAATGTTCGGACTGATCAACTGA
- a CDS encoding TRAP transporter small permease, translated as MLAFLKKFRACLDQLLLSFCGVIIILLVAAVSWQVFSRYILNNPSTFTDEIARFMMIWLGLLGASFLFGKNGHLAITLLSDSLSPKMHAALQIVIGILVVAFAYLAMINGGIALMGRTMFQISPALRIPMGYVYGILPLSAFLICIYVVLNTIDLLFPHKEAEALNTKSSGEK; from the coding sequence ATGCTTGCGTTCTTAAAGAAGTTCAGAGCATGCCTTGATCAGTTGCTACTGAGTTTTTGCGGAGTCATTATCATACTCCTCGTAGCTGCCGTATCATGGCAGGTTTTCAGCCGATACATCCTCAACAACCCGAGCACATTCACCGATGAGATTGCTCGTTTCATGATGATCTGGCTGGGTCTGTTGGGGGCGTCATTCCTGTTTGGCAAAAACGGCCATCTGGCGATCACGCTGCTATCGGACAGCCTCTCTCCGAAGATGCATGCCGCCTTGCAAATCGTGATCGGCATTCTCGTTGTTGCCTTCGCCTATCTGGCAATGATCAACGGCGGAATTGCGCTTATGGGACGCACCATGTTCCAGATCTCGCCAGCGTTGCGCATCCCCATGGGCTACGTCTACGGCATTCTGCCGCTCTCGGCCTTCCTGATCTGCATTTATGTGGTGCTCAACACCATCGATTTGCTCTTTCCGCACAAAGAAGCGGAAGCCCTCAACACCAAGTCTTCCGGGGAGAAGTAA
- a CDS encoding TRAP transporter substrate-binding protein has product MNKLILAFVASSLVALTSAQARNLTLGHAMSTDNAQHQGMQVFADLVKEKSNGELTVQIFPNAQLGSERDQAEQVINGALDMAKINGSLAESFEPTLKVMGLPFLFRDTDHQRAFMRSDVAWDLMQESKGKGFIGLSLLDSGARSFYGHKPFHTPADLKGLKIRVPESQTSMRMIELLGGNATPMPWTEIYTGLQQGIMDAAENSISSLVEARHAEVAKHFSKDEHTMTPDIILISEATWTSLSEAEQGVLRDASLEALDKEIELWASNEAANVEKAKEIGVQFYDVDKAAFREAVKPMIDDALNDPKLGDYVRRIQDLH; this is encoded by the coding sequence ATGAACAAGTTGATTCTGGCTTTTGTGGCCTCCAGCCTTGTGGCCCTCACGTCAGCCCAGGCCCGCAATCTTACTCTTGGCCACGCAATGTCTACGGACAATGCGCAGCATCAGGGGATGCAGGTCTTTGCCGACCTCGTCAAAGAGAAGTCGAACGGCGAGCTGACCGTTCAGATCTTTCCGAATGCCCAGCTCGGTTCGGAGCGTGATCAGGCGGAGCAGGTCATCAATGGTGCTCTGGATATGGCGAAGATCAACGGGTCGCTGGCCGAATCCTTTGAACCGACGCTCAAGGTCATGGGCTTGCCATTCCTCTTCCGCGATACCGACCATCAGCGCGCCTTCATGCGCAGCGATGTAGCATGGGACTTGATGCAGGAAAGCAAGGGCAAGGGATTCATCGGTCTTTCGCTCCTCGATTCCGGTGCGCGCAGCTTCTATGGTCACAAGCCATTCCATACCCCCGCAGATCTGAAAGGCCTGAAGATCCGCGTACCGGAATCTCAGACCTCCATGCGCATGATCGAACTGTTGGGCGGCAACGCAACGCCGATGCCGTGGACAGAGATCTATACTGGCCTGCAGCAGGGGATCATGGATGCTGCCGAGAACAGTATCTCCAGCCTTGTCGAGGCCCGTCACGCCGAAGTGGCCAAACACTTCTCTAAGGACGAGCACACCATGACGCCTGACATCATCCTGATTTCGGAAGCGACCTGGACTTCTCTTAGCGAAGCAGAGCAGGGGGTCCTGCGTGATGCCTCACTTGAAGCTCTGGACAAGGAAATCGAGTTGTGGGCATCCAATGAAGCGGCCAATGTCGAGAAGGCCAAGGAAATTGGCGTCCAGTTCTACGATGTCGACAAGGCGGCTTTCCGCGAGGCTGTGAAACCGATGATCGATGATGCTTTGAACGACCCCAAGCTTGGCGATTATGTTCGTCGGATTCAGGACCTTCACTGA
- the iolD gene encoding 3D-(3,5/4)-trihydroxycyclohexane-1,2-dione acylhydrolase (decyclizing) produces the protein MKTLRLTTAQALVKFLNQQYVEIDGEEQKFVEGVFTIFGHGNVLGLGQALEQDPGDLTVHQGCNEQGMAHVAMGFAKQNKRRKIYAVTSSVGPGAANMVTAAANASANRIPVLFLPGDTFATRQPDPVLQQVEQFHDFTLTTNDCFRPVSRYWDRVSRPEQLMTAMINAMRTLTDPANTGAVTVCLPQDVQGEAYDYPEYFFKKRVHRFDRRLPTAPSIADAVALIKGKKKPLLICGGGARYSGAHDAFKAFAEEFNIPFGETQAGKSTIVADHPLNCGGVGTTGCLAANLIALEADVVIGVGTRFTDFTTSSKTQFRGEGVDFVTINVAEFDAIKLDAVPIVADARAGLEALGDALRAIGYKSGYSDEIVKARNAWQEELDRLFGITVNNDFVPEVAGHLDDKLDEYAQTLQTRLTQTRILGLLDKHLEDDAIVVGAAGSLPGDLQRIWRPKQPDTYHMEYGYSCMGYEVAASVGAKIACPDQPVYGLLGDGSYLMMHSELQTAVQEGIKITLLLFDNASFGCINNLQMGKGMGSFGTENRKRDPQTGRLTGPLVQVDFAKNAESYGCAGYSVHTEEELIAALIDSRMQDRPVLIDIKVLPKTMTHDYESWWRTGPAQVADKPAIEEAAADVVEMMQKFGRQY, from the coding sequence ATGAAAACCCTGAGACTGACGACTGCCCAGGCTCTGGTGAAATTTTTGAACCAGCAATATGTGGAGATCGATGGCGAAGAACAGAAGTTTGTTGAAGGCGTCTTCACCATTTTCGGACATGGCAACGTGCTGGGGCTCGGTCAGGCCCTCGAACAGGATCCGGGTGACCTGACTGTTCATCAAGGCTGCAACGAGCAGGGAATGGCCCATGTTGCGATGGGCTTTGCCAAACAGAACAAACGTCGCAAGATCTACGCCGTAACATCCTCTGTTGGCCCAGGCGCTGCCAACATGGTGACAGCAGCAGCCAACGCTTCAGCCAACCGAATTCCGGTCTTGTTCCTGCCTGGCGATACCTTTGCCACCCGACAGCCAGACCCCGTTCTGCAGCAGGTCGAGCAATTCCACGATTTCACCCTGACAACCAACGACTGTTTCCGCCCCGTTTCCCGCTACTGGGATCGAGTCAGTCGGCCCGAGCAGCTGATGACAGCGATGATAAACGCCATGCGGACGCTTACTGATCCGGCGAACACCGGCGCAGTCACCGTCTGCCTGCCACAGGATGTTCAGGGCGAAGCCTATGACTACCCCGAATATTTCTTCAAGAAACGGGTCCATCGCTTCGACCGCCGCCTGCCGACGGCTCCGAGCATTGCCGATGCAGTGGCACTGATCAAGGGAAAGAAGAAACCATTGCTGATCTGTGGTGGCGGTGCGCGCTATTCCGGCGCTCATGACGCCTTCAAGGCCTTTGCCGAGGAATTCAACATTCCATTTGGCGAAACTCAGGCGGGCAAGAGCACGATTGTCGCCGATCATCCGCTCAACTGTGGCGGCGTCGGCACGACCGGCTGTTTGGCCGCCAACCTCATCGCTCTCGAAGCGGATGTGGTGATTGGCGTCGGCACCCGTTTCACGGACTTCACTACCTCCTCCAAGACCCAGTTCCGGGGCGAAGGCGTCGACTTTGTTACGATCAATGTCGCTGAATTCGACGCGATCAAACTGGATGCCGTACCGATCGTGGCTGACGCTCGCGCCGGTCTGGAAGCCCTCGGAGATGCCCTGCGCGCAATCGGCTACAAGTCCGGCTACAGCGACGAGATCGTCAAGGCACGCAACGCCTGGCAGGAAGAGCTGGATCGCCTGTTCGGTATCACGGTGAATAATGACTTCGTTCCGGAAGTCGCTGGCCATCTCGATGACAAGCTCGATGAATATGCCCAGACTTTGCAAACCCGCCTGACCCAGACCCGCATCCTTGGCTTGCTTGACAAGCATCTGGAAGACGACGCCATTGTTGTCGGCGCCGCGGGCTCCCTGCCCGGAGATCTGCAACGCATCTGGCGCCCCAAGCAGCCAGACACTTATCACATGGAATACGGCTATTCCTGCATGGGGTATGAAGTTGCAGCATCCGTCGGGGCAAAGATCGCATGCCCCGATCAGCCGGTCTATGGTTTGCTGGGAGACGGCTCCTATCTGATGATGCACTCGGAACTGCAAACCGCCGTGCAGGAAGGCATCAAGATCACCCTGCTGCTGTTCGACAACGCCAGCTTTGGCTGTATCAACAACCTGCAGATGGGCAAGGGCATGGGCAGCTTTGGCACCGAGAACCGCAAACGGGATCCTCAAACCGGAAGACTGACAGGACCACTGGTTCAGGTTGACTTTGCCAAGAACGCCGAAAGCTATGGCTGTGCAGGGTATTCGGTACACACTGAAGAAGAACTGATCGCGGCTCTGATTGACTCTAGGATGCAGGATCGTCCGGTGCTTATCGACATCAAGGTGCTGCCAAAAACCATGACCCATGACTATGAGTCCTGGTGGCGTACAGGCCCGGCACAGGTGGCAGACAAGCCAGCCATCGAAGAGGCCGCAGCCGACGTCGTGGAAATGATGCAGAAATTTGGTCGCCAGTATTAG
- the iolG gene encoding inositol 2-dehydrogenase: protein MFKIALFGAGRIGQIHAANVANHSDSELYSIVDPFGDNAEIMAKKYGAKIQTAHEAFADEEVDAIVIASATDTHADLIERGAKAGKAVFCEKPIHLDIECVRNCLKVVDDHKVPLLVAFNRRYDPQFKKVRDMFASGAIGKAETLVITSRDPSPPPASYVKVSGGMFRDMMIHDLDMARYIIGEDPISIYAQGSCLVDPEIGEAGDIDTGFVVMKFASGAIAAITNSRRSGYGYDQRLELHGEKGLLKADNILEDAVQLWSEPGCVGAKPEHFFLQRYAAAYKAEWDHFTQVMAGKVPAMSTGDDGLKALYLADKAGESLKLGKEVML, encoded by the coding sequence ATGTTCAAAATTGCATTGTTTGGTGCGGGGCGCATTGGTCAGATCCATGCTGCCAACGTGGCAAACCATAGTGACAGCGAGCTATATTCTATCGTCGATCCATTCGGTGATAACGCTGAAATTATGGCGAAGAAATATGGTGCAAAGATTCAGACTGCGCATGAAGCGTTTGCTGATGAAGAGGTTGACGCCATTGTCATCGCTTCGGCAACCGACACCCATGCCGATCTGATCGAGCGCGGCGCCAAGGCCGGCAAGGCAGTTTTCTGCGAGAAGCCGATCCATCTCGACATCGAGTGCGTTCGCAACTGCCTGAAAGTAGTCGACGATCACAAGGTGCCGTTGCTTGTGGCCTTCAACCGTCGCTACGACCCTCAGTTCAAGAAAGTACGTGACATGTTCGCGTCCGGCGCCATCGGCAAGGCCGAAACGCTGGTGATCACGTCGCGCGATCCTTCGCCGCCGCCAGCATCCTATGTCAAGGTATCCGGCGGCATGTTCCGCGACATGATGATCCACGACCTCGACATGGCCCGTTACATCATTGGCGAGGATCCGATTTCGATTTACGCCCAGGGCAGCTGCCTGGTGGATCCGGAAATCGGAGAAGCTGGTGACATCGATACCGGTTTTGTCGTGATGAAATTTGCTTCTGGCGCTATCGCCGCTATCACCAACAGCCGCCGCTCCGGTTATGGCTACGACCAGCGGCTGGAATTGCACGGCGAAAAGGGATTGCTGAAAGCGGACAACATCCTCGAAGACGCAGTGCAGCTTTGGAGCGAACCGGGATGTGTCGGCGCCAAGCCGGAGCATTTCTTCCTCCAGCGCTATGCGGCAGCCTACAAGGCCGAATGGGACCATTTCACTCAGGTGATGGCAGGCAAGGTCCCGGCAATGAGCACTGGCGACGATGGCTTGAAGGCCCTTTACCTGGCTGACAAGGCAGGTGAGTCTCTCAAGCTTGGCAAGGAAGTCATGCTCTGA
- the iolC gene encoding 5-dehydro-2-deoxygluconokinase: protein MLDVITIGRSSVDLYGAQIGGRLEDMASFNKYIGGSPTNMAAGTARLGLKSAVITRVGDEHMGRFIREQLQAEGVDTRGVITDPERLTALVLLGIRDREQFPLIFYRENCADMALCEDDIDPAFIAESRCVTVTGTHLSHPNTEAAVLKALRLARENGARTALDIDFRPNLWGLSGHNDGENRFIASDKVTEKLQSTLHLFDLIVGTEEEFFIAGGSTDTVTALRAVRTKSNATLICKRGAKGASAFVGPIPDDLDEGLTGPGFPIEVFNVLGAGDGFMSGLLTGWMHDEDWPTTLKYANACGAFAVSRHGCTPAYPSWTELQYFLENGSPHKALRKDQKLEQIHWSTNRKGEWPDMHVLAFDHRMQIEEIADNAGVSRDRIGPFKQLCLRAAEKVAQGRPGYGLLCDGRLGQDALFEAAGKGLWIGRPVELPGSRPLELEIGPDLGTDLKEWPVDHVVKVLCFYHPDDDAATKADQEAMIIRLADAVRSNGLEFLLEIIPSKVAPINDDTAAMVMERFYDLGVYPDWWKLEPMKSDAAWAKASAVIEKHDPYCRGIVVLGLDAPKEALRDSFAVAARFERVKGFAVGRTIWAEVARQWFAGKLDDEQALAQMADNFSELCEIWDAVSKKG, encoded by the coding sequence ATGCTTGATGTCATTACGATTGGCCGCTCATCGGTTGATCTCTACGGAGCCCAAATCGGGGGGCGTCTTGAAGACATGGCCTCCTTCAACAAGTATATTGGCGGCTCGCCCACCAATATGGCCGCAGGAACCGCCCGTCTGGGTTTGAAATCCGCCGTTATCACGCGCGTTGGCGATGAGCATATGGGGCGCTTCATTCGCGAACAGCTCCAGGCTGAAGGCGTCGACACCCGTGGAGTGATCACCGACCCGGAGCGCCTTACCGCATTGGTGTTGCTCGGCATTCGCGATCGGGAACAATTCCCGCTGATCTTCTATCGCGAGAACTGCGCGGATATGGCCTTGTGCGAAGATGACATTGACCCCGCTTTTATCGCCGAATCCCGCTGTGTGACCGTAACCGGTACCCATCTTTCCCATCCCAATACGGAAGCAGCTGTATTGAAAGCCCTGCGTCTGGCTCGTGAAAATGGAGCCAGAACCGCACTCGACATCGACTTCCGCCCCAATCTCTGGGGTCTGTCAGGCCACAATGACGGCGAGAACCGGTTTATTGCGTCCGACAAGGTGACGGAAAAATTGCAATCCACCTTGCATCTCTTTGACCTGATTGTTGGCACGGAAGAAGAATTCTTCATCGCTGGCGGCAGCACGGATACCGTGACAGCCTTGCGGGCTGTGCGCACCAAGAGCAACGCGACCCTGATCTGCAAGCGCGGTGCAAAAGGCGCTTCGGCCTTTGTCGGCCCGATCCCAGATGATCTAGACGAAGGGCTGACCGGCCCAGGCTTCCCCATCGAGGTATTCAACGTACTGGGCGCAGGCGACGGCTTCATGTCAGGATTGCTGACCGGCTGGATGCATGATGAGGACTGGCCAACAACGCTCAAATATGCCAACGCCTGTGGTGCCTTTGCCGTATCCCGGCATGGCTGTACACCAGCTTATCCATCATGGACGGAATTGCAGTATTTCCTTGAAAACGGCTCGCCCCACAAGGCCCTGCGCAAAGACCAGAAGCTCGAACAGATCCATTGGTCGACCAACCGCAAGGGCGAGTGGCCTGACATGCATGTATTGGCTTTCGATCATCGCATGCAGATCGAGGAAATTGCCGACAACGCCGGGGTATCTCGCGACAGGATCGGACCATTCAAGCAGCTTTGCCTGCGCGCCGCAGAGAAAGTTGCCCAGGGACGGCCAGGGTATGGTCTGCTTTGTGATGGCCGTCTTGGACAGGACGCCCTGTTTGAAGCAGCCGGCAAGGGCCTGTGGATCGGACGCCCGGTCGAACTGCCCGGCTCAAGACCCCTTGAGCTTGAAATCGGGCCAGATCTCGGCACTGACTTGAAGGAATGGCCCGTCGATCACGTGGTCAAGGTGCTGTGCTTCTATCATCCGGACGACGATGCAGCAACCAAAGCCGATCAGGAAGCGATGATCATTCGGCTGGCTGATGCGGTACGAAGCAACGGACTGGAATTCCTTCTGGAAATCATCCCCTCCAAGGTCGCTCCAATCAATGACGACACAGCGGCAATGGTGATGGAACGCTTCTATGATCTCGGCGTCTATCCTGATTGGTGGAAACTCGAGCCGATGAAAAGCGATGCGGCCTGGGCGAAGGCCAGCGCTGTGATCGAAAAGCATGATCCATATTGCCGTGGCATCGTTGTCCTGGGACTGGATGCCCCCAAGGAAGCACTGCGCGACAGCTTCGCGGTTGCCGCCCGCTTCGAACGTGTTAAGGGCTTTGCCGTTGGCCGCACCATCTGGGCCGAGGTTGCCCGTCAGTGGTTTGCAGGCAAATTGGACGATGAACAGGCGCTGGCCCAAATGGCAGACAACTTCTCGGAGCTTTGTGAAATCTGGGATGCGGTGAGCAAGAAGGGGTGA